TCGTGCTCAATGGCATTCTTTTCTGCAATCATACCGTAGACCATGGCACTCGTGCGAGGTGTTCGCTTCATGGTCGTGCGATCAACCTCGATAAGTCCAAACGTAGGCGCAAATCCTTTTGCCCATTCAAAGTTATCCAACAAAGACCAGTGAAAGTACCCGCGCACGTCGGCACCTTCCTGTACGGCGTAGTACAGCTGCATCAAAAATCCCACAATCACCCGGATACGCTTGTCGTCGTTGGTCGTCGCTAACCCATTCTCCGTAATATAGATCGGTTTTTTGTAACTCGCCATGTCCATACAGACATCAAATATTCCATGGGGAAATAATTCCCAGCCAATGTCAGACGATTCAAACTGCGCACTTTGTGAATTCTCCACCGGCCCTTTACGCTTTAAAAAATCCCACGCACTTTTGAGTCTAAAGTGAAAATAATAGTTGAGCCCCAAAAAGTCGTGCGTGCGCATGCCACTGACATAGTAGAACACGTGATTCATGCCGCGATCGATCGCCGCTGCTGCCACATGATCCACAAAACTATGCTTGCGGTAAATGGTCATGGAGGAGACATTGTTGGCAATCCCGACCTGTGTTGTTCTATTGCGTGCACGCGCCCACGCATGAATCAGTTTGTACGCTGCTCTGTGACACCGTGTCTGCCACCACACCACCTTGGCCGCCTTGTAATAGCTCCGTCGTTGCGGAGGCCACTCCAAAAAAACATACCCCTGCAGCACATAGACCATCGGCTCGTTGATTGTGCACCATAGGTCGACAAACTCCCCGAGCTCCTCACACACCTTTTCTACAAATCGTGTGTAGTATTTAACCACTTTATGTGTCTCCCAACCTCCCTCGTCCATCAACCATTGCGGGTTGGTAAAGTGATGCAACGTCAACATAATTTGCAAACCCTGGTTTTTGGCCTCTGAAAGCAGATCACGATAGTGCGCAAACGCCTCCCCGTCCCATGTTCCCTCGCTCGGCTCCAAACGTGACCATTCCACACTCATCCGATAGGCGTTGTTGTGCAGATGATCTTTTGCAAGCGCAAAATCTTCCTTGTAGTGATTCCAATGATCCACCGCACTCCCAGACGTTGTACCGTCGGCAATGTGTCCGCCTTCTTGCTCCCACTTCCACCAGTCGGCGTTTTTATTTCCGCCTTCAATTTGATACGAGCTCGTTCCCGTGCCCCACAAAAACCCCTCCGGGAATTGACGGGGTTCGTAATGGAGATCCTTTGTGCGCTCACTCATGAGTCCCATACTACCAGCGAATTGTACGTGCAGCCTCCCACAACTCAGGGTGCCCCACTTGTCTTAATGCCAACCACCATTCCACACCCCAGACCATCACCTCGTCCATTCCAACCTGATTTGCATAGTCGACATTTTTCCGTAAATCGTCCGCAGAAAAAATATCAACTTGTTCTTGAGGCGAGTACGTTTGAATGGACCGCTCAAACCACGGCTCCATCTGAAGTTCTGATATCACCACATGCGCCGGGCGCACAAGCCATGCCTTGGCTCGGTACATCCACGGAGGAATTGGGTATGTCGTGTAACCAATCCCCTTTGTAAACGTCGTACGATACACGGACACGCCAATTGTATCAGACAGCTTGGCCACGCGATTCCACAGTTCCAACTCACCGCTTGCCGTAAGCTGCACCGGATGGCTTGGATCAATACGACGCACCAACGCAACCTCGTCTGATAACGTTGCAAGCGTTTCCCCGTCCCCACACTCCCCGAAGGCTCTAAAAAATGGTTCGTTTTCCACTTGCCAACGCAAGAGCGATGAACTGTTTTTGTAGCGTGTCACGGTCTGCTCAACAAATGTCAATTGTGCATGTATTTGATCCTCGGTCGACAACGCATTAATCCATGCGGGCACAAAGCACTCGGGCCATCGCGGAACACGGCGACCGACCACCAACACAACATCTGCCCCATGTTCTTCGGCAAGTTGCATAAGCGCGTCCATCTCACTCCAATCATAGCTGTTCTGTTGTGCCTCAACGCGATCCCAATACACAGGGATACGAAGCAGAGAAATACCAAGATCCTCCATAGATTCCCGCAGTCCATCCACCGGGTCCACGCCAATATATTCCGCGTACTGTGCCGACCACGTGGCGCCGTAGCGAATCTTATCTG
This portion of the Candidatus Uhrbacteria bacterium CG10_big_fil_rev_8_21_14_0_10_50_16 genome encodes:
- a CDS encoding beta-glucosidase, which produces MGLMSERTKDLHYEPRQFPEGFLWGTGTSSYQIEGGNKNADWWKWEQEGGHIADGTTSGSAVDHWNHYKEDFALAKDHLHNNAYRMSVEWSRLEPSEGTWDGEAFAHYRDLLSEAKNQGLQIMLTLHHFTNPQWLMDEGGWETHKVVKYYTRFVEKVCEELGEFVDLWCTINEPMVYVLQGYVFLEWPPQRRSYYKAAKVVWWQTRCHRAAYKLIHAWARARNRTTQVGIANNVSSMTIYRKHSFVDHVAAAAIDRGMNHVFYYVSGMRTHDFLGLNYYFHFRLKSAWDFLKRKGPVENSQSAQFESSDIGWELFPHGIFDVCMDMASYKKPIYITENGLATTNDDKRIRVIVGFLMQLYYAVQEGADVRGYFHWSLLDNFEWAKGFAPTFGLIEVDRTTMKRTPRTSAMVYGMIAEKNAIEHDFLRFLGHGTTDILNEWKKNHQRG